The Shewanella japonica genome has a window encoding:
- a CDS encoding Dam family site-specific DNA-(adenine-N6)-methyltransferase has product MTKKHRAFLKWAGGKFKLVDELAKHLPQGNRLVEPFVGAGSVFLNTDYDEYLLCDINQDLINLYNIVKNDPDTYIAAAKAMFVPEMNVKEQYYRIRTEFNQTNDPFKRSVYFLYMNRHGFNGLCRYNRKGGFNVPFGSYKKPYFPEDELRHFSMKAQKASFHCVSYEKAFEMSTVGDVIYCDPPYAPLSTTASFTTYAGPGFSLDDQALLARESRHTALERDIPVLISNHDIPLTRELYRGAKLASIAVQRNISQKGNGRKKVDEIMALYDHHYQEVID; this is encoded by the coding sequence ATGACTAAAAAGCATAGAGCCTTTCTTAAGTGGGCGGGTGGAAAATTTAAACTCGTTGACGAGCTTGCAAAACACTTACCTCAAGGTAATAGATTAGTCGAACCTTTCGTCGGTGCTGGATCAGTATTTCTTAATACTGATTATGATGAGTATTTACTCTGCGACATAAACCAAGACTTGATTAATTTATACAATATTGTCAAAAATGATCCTGATACTTATATCGCAGCAGCTAAAGCGATGTTTGTGCCAGAGATGAATGTAAAAGAGCAATATTACCGTATTCGCACTGAATTCAATCAAACTAACGATCCCTTCAAGCGTTCAGTATATTTTTTGTATATGAATCGCCATGGTTTTAATGGCTTATGTCGTTACAACCGCAAAGGCGGCTTTAATGTACCTTTTGGTTCATATAAAAAACCATACTTTCCTGAAGATGAACTTAGGCATTTTTCAATGAAGGCGCAAAAAGCGAGTTTTCATTGTGTAAGTTATGAAAAAGCTTTTGAGATGTCGACTGTTGGGGACGTGATTTATTGTGACCCTCCCTATGCGCCATTATCAACAACGGCAAGCTTTACTACATATGCAGGGCCAGGTTTCAGCTTAGATGATCAAGCCTTACTTGCAAGAGAGTCGCGTCATACCGCACTTGAAAGAGACATTCCTGTTTTAATCAGTAACCATGATATTCCGCTAACACGCGAATTATACCGCGGTGCCAAACTGGCCTCTATTGCAGTGCAGCGTAATATAAGCCAAAAGGGCAATGGCAGAAAGAAAGTGGATGAAATTATGGCCTTGTACGATCACCACTACCAAGAAGTGATTGATTAA
- a CDS encoding AAA family ATPase, which translates to MDIQQTLLLPSQESLVQRLQHIASYSEQLVLLSGAKGAGKTTLVTALASELDSYNSALVICPMHADSAEIRRKILVQLISSPIFDDALPLADTLLRIQSSLTKPLHIIIDDAQYMPKELWAECLILTQLQCAGKPISMTFTIETDSLAELTHELADSMQALLLHVELEPLSLAEREGLYRTLLVRSNKTPFIPREIIQAQIEKQSGTPTEVINLLNKALEDQPEDVKKWPKFLPWVMGSVVLLLTLVIASWFMFKETAEVPADNVKFNNIYLPPETPAQWAIYNYAELLLQPVINDTAGLNQAEAGLRLDALKPTLTEFNFVDIMLRNSAGNNSKMTDEHNVNSNISQTEDEQNVEISEDELAADPMTHQSPEARSQDINQDVQLSEVSEGKPIAESDKLVAEGLSNNDNTASLSLLDKPGYTLQIASVREAKSLTQILSKLERIQTDSAYAQQARYKQRHIVLFGQYDTVSQAQQQADELQQSLGLSAPWVRKWSDLTGYELKID; encoded by the coding sequence GTGGACATTCAACAAACGCTATTGTTACCTTCTCAAGAATCTCTAGTACAGCGATTACAGCATATTGCTAGCTACAGCGAGCAATTGGTGCTCTTGTCCGGTGCTAAAGGAGCAGGTAAAACAACCTTAGTTACAGCCCTTGCAAGTGAACTGGATAGTTATAATTCTGCACTCGTAATCTGCCCAATGCATGCAGATAGCGCAGAAATTCGACGTAAAATCCTTGTTCAACTCATTTCATCTCCTATCTTTGATGATGCGCTTCCATTAGCTGATACGTTACTTCGAATACAATCTAGCTTAACTAAGCCTTTACACATCATTATTGATGATGCGCAATACATGCCAAAAGAGCTTTGGGCTGAATGCTTGATTTTGACTCAGTTGCAATGTGCGGGTAAGCCCATTTCGATGACGTTTACCATCGAAACTGATTCACTTGCCGAACTGACTCACGAGCTCGCAGACTCAATGCAAGCTTTGCTGCTACATGTTGAGTTAGAGCCTTTATCCTTGGCTGAGCGAGAAGGCTTATATCGCACACTTTTGGTGAGAAGTAATAAAACCCCGTTTATTCCGCGTGAAATTATTCAAGCTCAAATTGAAAAACAATCTGGCACACCTACCGAAGTGATCAATTTATTGAATAAAGCATTAGAGGACCAACCTGAAGACGTCAAAAAGTGGCCTAAATTTTTGCCTTGGGTCATGGGGTCTGTTGTGTTGTTATTAACTCTTGTTATAGCAAGCTGGTTTATGTTTAAAGAAACTGCAGAAGTGCCAGCAGATAACGTAAAGTTTAATAACATTTATTTGCCACCAGAAACGCCAGCGCAGTGGGCTATTTATAATTATGCTGAATTATTACTGCAACCAGTCATTAACGACACGGCTGGCTTGAATCAGGCTGAGGCTGGTCTAAGGCTAGATGCGCTCAAGCCTACTCTTACCGAATTCAATTTTGTGGATATTATGCTGCGAAACAGTGCAGGTAATAACAGTAAGATGACTGATGAGCACAATGTAAACAGCAACATCTCACAGACAGAAGATGAGCAAAACGTTGAAATAAGTGAAGATGAATTAGCCGCTGACCCAATGACTCATCAATCACCCGAAGCACGCTCTCAAGACATAAATCAAGATGTCCAGCTATCTGAAGTGTCAGAAGGCAAGCCGATTGCCGAGAGCGACAAATTAGTCGCTGAAGGTTTATCTAACAATGATAATACGGCGAGTTTATCACTGTTAGATAAACCTGGTTATACATTGCAAATTGCCAGTGTCCGAGAGGCTAAGTCACTCACTCAAATATTATCTAAACTAGAACGGATTCAAACAGACTCAGCTTATGCCCAACAAGCTCGTTATAAACAGCGCCATATTGTGTTATTTGGGCAATATGACACAGTAAGTCAGGCACAGCAGCAAGCTGATGAATTACAACAGTCACTAGGTTTATCCGCGCCCTGGGTGCGCAAATGGAGTGATTTGACTGGATATGAACTCAAAATAGATTAA
- the aroB gene encoding 3-dehydroquinate synthase → MQQVQVELGIRSYPIFIGQNLLQQNAYLSDYLSGKKALIVTNDTIAPLYLTTAQQAMASCADVGVVVLPDGEKYKDLTHLDLIFSALLENNYARDCVIVALGGGVIGDMAGFAASCYQRGVEFIQIPTTLLSQVDSSVGGKTAVNHPLGKNMIGAFYQPQAVIIDTDCLSTLPAKEFAAGMAEVIKYGIIWDAEFFSWLEQNVESLKGLDNDALTYAIARCCQIKADVVAQDETERGVRALLNLGHTFGHAIEAEMGYGVWLHGEAVSAGTVMAALTSLKLNLISQQDFNRVVALLQAFDLPVASPDSMTFDQFIAHMQRDKKVLAGQIRLVLPTSIGSADVFSDVETSLLAEVISQV, encoded by the coding sequence ATGCAACAAGTTCAGGTTGAATTAGGTATAAGAAGTTATCCCATTTTTATTGGCCAGAATTTATTGCAGCAAAATGCTTACCTTTCCGATTACCTTTCCGGTAAAAAAGCACTCATAGTCACCAATGACACTATCGCTCCCTTGTACCTGACAACGGCACAACAAGCGATGGCGAGTTGTGCTGACGTGGGTGTTGTTGTGCTTCCTGATGGTGAGAAATATAAAGATCTCACACATCTGGATTTGATATTTTCAGCTTTGCTTGAAAATAACTATGCCCGCGATTGTGTCATAGTTGCATTAGGTGGCGGTGTCATTGGTGACATGGCTGGCTTTGCTGCATCTTGCTACCAGCGAGGTGTTGAGTTTATACAAATTCCAACCACACTGCTTTCGCAAGTTGACTCTTCTGTAGGTGGCAAAACAGCAGTCAATCATCCGCTAGGGAAAAACATGATCGGGGCATTTTATCAGCCTCAAGCCGTGATCATCGATACCGATTGCTTATCAACTTTACCGGCTAAAGAGTTTGCTGCTGGTATGGCTGAAGTGATTAAGTATGGCATTATCTGGGACGCTGAGTTTTTTAGTTGGTTAGAGCAAAATGTAGAGTCACTTAAAGGGCTTGATAATGATGCATTAACTTATGCTATAGCTCGATGCTGCCAAATTAAGGCTGATGTGGTTGCACAAGATGAAACAGAGCGTGGCGTACGAGCTTTGCTTAATTTAGGCCACACCTTCGGACATGCCATTGAAGCTGAAATGGGTTATGGCGTATGGCTTCATGGTGAAGCGGTATCTGCTGGTACAGTCATGGCGGCACTCACGTCATTAAAACTCAATTTAATCTCACAACAAGATTTCAATAGGGTCGTTGCTTTACTGCAAGCGTTTGATTTGCCAGTTGCATCACCAGATTCAATGACATTTGATCAATTCATTGCGCATATGCAGCGAGATAAAAAAGTCCTTGCTGGTCAAATTAGGTTAGTGTTACCCACGTCAATTGGCTCCGCTGACGTTTTTTCAGATGTTGAAACTTCATTATTGGCAGAAGTGATTAGCCAAGTCTAA
- the aroK gene encoding shikimate kinase AroK has product MAEKRNIFLVGPMGAGKSTIGRHLAQMLHLDFHDSDHEIEQRTGADIAWVFDVEGEEGFRRREAQVIADLSEKQGIVLATGGGSVQSKDIRNHLSARGIVVYLETTIDKQVARTQRDKRRPLLQVDDPREVLENLADVRNPLYEEIADVIVKTDEQSAKIVANQIIEQLGF; this is encoded by the coding sequence ATGGCTGAAAAACGCAATATTTTTCTGGTAGGCCCAATGGGCGCAGGCAAAAGCACAATTGGTCGCCATTTGGCCCAAATGCTGCATTTAGATTTCCACGATTCAGATCATGAGATTGAGCAACGCACAGGTGCAGATATTGCCTGGGTGTTTGACGTTGAAGGCGAAGAAGGTTTCCGTCGTCGCGAAGCTCAGGTCATCGCTGACCTTTCGGAAAAGCAAGGTATTGTCCTTGCTACTGGCGGCGGATCTGTACAAAGTAAAGACATACGTAATCATTTGTCAGCTCGCGGTATCGTTGTATACCTTGAGACGACAATCGATAAGCAAGTCGCTCGTACTCAACGCGATAAGCGTCGACCTCTTTTGCAGGTTGATGACCCGCGCGAAGTGCTAGAGAATCTTGCTGATGTTCGTAATCCTTTATACGAAGAGATTGCTGACGTGATTGTTAAGACAGATGAGCAAAGCGCTAAAATAGTCGCAAATCAAATTATTGAGCAACTCGGATTCTAG